One Malus domestica chromosome 11, GDT2T_hap1 genomic region harbors:
- the LOC103438485 gene encoding palmitoyl-monogalactosyldiacylglycerol delta-7 desaturase, chloroplastic-like translates to MGRWVKIVMMPCGEFLGRKWNLQDLVIASTLSSMHLLSLFAPCYFTWGAFWVAFALHMLTTLGVTLSFHRNLSHKSFRLPKWLEYLFAYVAVLSLQGSPIEWVSSHRHHHQFTDTPKDVHSPIQGFWFSHIGWIIDSGSRFGKYGGLKNVQDLKRQAFYRFLHHTYVIHSVLLPGSLLYAFGGLPFLVWGLGVRIVTVLHVTLLVNSAGHMWGKQVYNTGDLSRNNWWLAMVTLGEGWHNNHHAFDYSARQGLEWWQIDLTWYVIKVLQAIGWATDVKTPTESQKQRKVFNGEMVPTDVKPHPPTESQKLVS, encoded by the exons ATGGGGCGTTGGGTGAAGATTGTGATGATGCCCTGTGGAGAGTTCTTGGGGAGAAAATGGAATTTACAGGACCTAGTCATAGCGAGTACCCTTTCGTCTATGcaccttctttctttatttgcACCCTGTTATTTTACTTGGGGTGCATTTTGGGTCGCCTTTGCACTCCATATGTTAACCACTTTAGGAGTCACTCTGTCATTCCATAGAAATCTTTCACACAAGAGTTTCAGGCTTCCGAAATGGCTCGAATACTTATTTGCCTACGTTGCAGTTCTATCACTTCAG GGTAGCCCAATAGAATGGGTGAGCTCACACCGTCACCACCACCAGTTTACTGATACACCGAAAGATGTTCATAGCCCCATTCAAGGTTTTTGGTTTAGTCACATTGGATGGATTATCGATAGTGGTTCTCGGTTTGGAAAG TACGGGGGACTAAAGAACGTTCAAGATTTGAAAAGGCAGGCCTTCTATAGGTTTCTTCACCATACTTATGTTATACATTCAGTTCTTCTACCTGGAAGTTTATTATATGCCTTTGGCGGCCTTCCCTTCCTGGTTTGGGGACTG GGAGTGAGGATAGTAACTGTTTTGCACGTAACTTTGCTAGTAAATTCTGCTGGCCACATGTGGGGGAAACAAGTATACAACACCGGGGATTTGTCCAGGAACAATTG GTGGTTGGCAATGGTTACACTTGGAGAAGGGTGGCACAACAATCACCATGCATTCGACTACTCAGCACGACAGGGTTTGGAATGGTGGCAGATTGACTTAACTTGGTATGTAATCAAAGTTTTACAAGCAATTGGATGGGCAACAGATGTGAAAACTCCAACTGAGTCCCAGAAGCAAAGAAAGGTGTTCAATGGTGAAATGGTGCCAACAGACGTGAAACCTCATCCTCCGACTGAGTCCCAGAAGCTTGTGTCGTAA